The Rhinolophus sinicus isolate RSC01 linkage group LG09, ASM3656204v1, whole genome shotgun sequence genome includes a window with the following:
- the LG09H7orf78 gene encoding putative uncharacterized protein C7orf78 homolog, whose amino-acid sequence MREPVQYQRDLPNFVITYKRDTFELKFKSQHLITVSHYHKWLKDDKQDGIERCITYKPCQCSWDSKAILPKARWPIKSASYMVSLTFSTFVRKCLQHSC is encoded by the exons TACCAACGTGATTTACCAAACTTTGTAATAACTTACAAAAGAGAcacttttgaattaaaatttaagtcaCAACACTTAATAACAGTAAGTCATTATCATAAA TGGCTGAAAGATGATAAACAGGATGGTATAGAAAGATGTATCACCTACAAGCCTTGTCAATGCAGCTGGGATTCAAAAGCAATTTTACCAAAAGCCCGGTGGCCCATTAAATCTGCTTCATACATGGTGAGTTTGACTTTCTCTACATTTGTTAGGAAATGCCTCCAGCACTCTTGTTAA